In Cyclobacteriaceae bacterium, the DNA window AGATTGGTGAACACTTGTTAGCCGGCAAAAAAAGTGAAGCAGAGAAAGAGATCAGTCAGCTCGAAAAGCACTATATACAATACGCAACTGAATTATATTCTTCACCTGAATACACTGCCATAGGTCAGGATATTGTAAGCCGATACTTCAGTCTGATCCGTCTTCTGGCAGCAGGAGCATTTGATGACCGCAGCAATCGTGAGCTTCTTGCACAGGGAGAGCTTGCCTCAACAGAGTTCTTCTATTATTATCTCCGTCAGCAGAAAGTAGATTCGAGATTACTTCCTGCGCTTCATTTTATGTCAATTGATGAAAATCAGGAACCTGAATTGGAGAAGATCAGCGAACGACTGAAGGCGCTTCTCCCGTCTATGAGTCATCTTGATGTTCTTATCACGCAAGGATACATCTGCCGCAATCATCGCAATGAAATTGATAACCTGAAACGAGGCGGAAGTGATTATACTGCTTCTCTAATCGGTGCTGGTATACGCGCAGAAGAAATCCAGATCTGGACTGACATCGATGGAATGCACAATAATGATCCGCGTGTTGTGAAGAAAACCATGCCGATTGCAGAGCTCACGTTCGACGAAGCATCAGAGCTTGCCTATTTCGGTGCAAAGATCCTGCATCCTTCTACCATTGTACCTGCGCAGAAGTATGGAGTGCCTGTGCGTCTCAAGAATACCATGGATGAAAAGGCCTTCGGTACCCTTATCAGCAACAAAGGAACCAGCGGACAATTCAAAGCCATTGCTGCAAAAGATGGTATCATTGCGATTAACATTAAATCTTCCCGAATGCTTCTTGCGTTTGGTTTCTTACGCCGTGTGTTTGAGGTGTTTGAAAAATACAAGACATCGATCGATATGATCTCAACATCCGAGGTTGCGGTTTCAGTCACCATTGATGATGCCAGCCACTTATCAGAAATCACTGGAGAACTCGAAAATTTCGGTATCATTGAAGTGGACAAAAATCAGTCAATCATTTGTGTGGTGGGCAATCGGCTTGCTGAAAAGGAGGGTGTATTGAAAGAGGTATTTCAATCGCTTGCAGATGTCCCTGTCCGCATGGTTTCCTACGGTGGAAGTCATAATAACATCTCCATTCTGGTGGATACTGCACAAAAAGAAAAATCCTTACGACTGTTAAATCAGGGGCTTTTTAACCTTGGGGAATAGCAATTTTCCCATGTTAAACCGCTTATAAGATTTAGTCAGAATTAATATGCTTGGACTCTGAAAAGGGGTTTTTTGGTTTATCTTTACTTACGACCTAAAACCGTTCTCTCATGGAAGTCTTCATTGTCATCATCTTCATAGTTGGCTACTTCGCCATCGCACTGGAGCATCCCATCAAAATCAATAAAACCGCATCAGCCTTATTGACGGGTGTGTTATGCTGGACTATTTATGCGTTATCCTCGGATGATAAAGAACATGTAGGACTTCAACTCGGCGAGCATCTCAGTCAGATCTCTTCTATTCTGTTTTTCCTGCTTGGAGCAATGACGATTGTAGAATTAGTCGATGCTTACCAGGGTTTCCGATTAATCACCGATAAGATTCAAACAAAAAATGCAGTAAAGCTTTTGTGGCTTATCTGTTTGGTGACTTTCTTTCTATCCTCCATACTCGACAATCTTACAACTGCAATAGTAATGGTGTCACTCATCCGCAAGTTGATTCCATCGAAAGATATGCGAATGTTTTTTGCAGGTATGATTGTGATCGCTGCAAATGCCGGTGGCGCGTGGACGCCTATCGGGGATGTTACTACTACCATGCTTTGGATTGGCGGACAGATCTCTACTGGAAATATTATTAAAGTACTTTTTATTCCAAGCATGGTCTGCATGCTTGTTCCGTTGCTTTATCTAACGTTTACAATGAAGGGAAGCCTGGGTGAGGCTCCTAAGGAAGACGAAAACGGAGGCGATGAAAAAGAGAACATCAAGGGAAGCAACATCATGCTTTTTCTTGGAGTAGGAGCTTTGGTTTTTGTTCCTGCTTTCAAGACGATCACCCATCTTCCTCCTTATATCGGAATGTTGCTGGGACTAGGAGTATTGTGGGTAGTTTCTGAATTAATCAATCCACATGCTGATGAGACATTGAGAAAACCTTATACTGCAGCGGGCGCTCTTCAACGCATTGATACTTCAAGTGTCCTTTTCTTTTTGGGGATTTTGTTAGCTGTAGCTGCCCTTGAGTCGATGGAAATCCTTCATCACTTTGCTGTCTGGTTAGATTCTACAGTAGGAAGCCAGTCAGTGATCATCACACTTATTGGAATGCTTTCCGCGATTGTGGATAATGTTCCATTGGTAGCTGCCAGTATGGGAATGTACAGCATGGATACATATCCCATGGATCACTTCATATGGGAATATCTTGCTTATTGTGCAGGAACAGGAGGTAGCATTCTGATCATTGGTTCTGCAGCAGGAGTTGCTGTGATGGGAATGGAAAAAATCGATTTCATCTGGTATATGAAACGAATCAGTCTCATTGCTTTACTTGGATACTTTGCCGGATGCGGATCATACCTCTTGATCTACAACCTCATGCATTAGTTTGAAAGAGGGGATTTCCTGTCGATCCTGAATGAAAATCCTGTTGATAAAAACAGGTTGTTTACTTTTTCCACTCTACTCAACCCGGCAGAAATATCAATTTGCAATTGCGGAGCGAGCAGGTAAGTAAATCCTCCATCAAAGCCATGCTCTCCTGGCCATCCATCTGGCATATAGTTAAAATACTCAATGAACATACCTACTCTTTCTGTCGGGAGGTAATTGAAACAAAAAGAGGCTGTGAAATAATTTTTCTGACGGACATGATCCCAGAGAAAACCAATGTTATAGTTGATTGCCGTGTTGGGATAGAAATCATTTTGGAATAATAGAAGAAATTCAGGGCCAACATTCATCTTTGTTGATGCGCCAATCGGCACGATAACATTCATCAGGATGTCGATCTCCGGCAATCCATGATACTGCTTAACAATACTAAGCTTGACACCCAGTGATACAGGTGATATCTCATTGTAGGGGACAGCTTCTGTTCTATCCAAAAATTGCTTTGAGCTAATCCTTAATTCGGCACTTTTTGAAAGGCCTGTGCGAAAAAGTACGATCGGCAAATGATACTGTTCACCATTATATCTTTTGAAATAATCAAAACCCACTTCAAATTGAAAGTGACCAGGAGCAACTGTAAAGGGAGTCTCTGCCACGCCCGGTCGATCCACGGTAAGTTCATTCAGCTTGCTTTGAGAAGCAGCGCTGATAACATTCAACAAACAAATAGCGATAAATAAAAACCTTCCCATACAAAAAAAATAGAATCACAGAGGATTGAAACCGGAGCTGATCAATCTAACAGGCGTGATGCATACGCCAGCAGGGAAGAATTCTAAAGTACGAGAATGTTGTGATCGAGAAATAATTTGGGAGAGGGCTTACTGCACGAAATTATTTGCAGAAAACTATGCGCCTGTACAAAGCTGACAGTGGAGAAGATCGCTTGACTTATATGATAAACGGGAAATTCATTTGATACGATAGAGTTAGAAGCGCTTAAACTTACCACCTGACGAAATTCATGAAGGTCAACTTCAGAGTCCTCACTGAAATCATAACCCATTTCTGTTGGAAGATCATCAGGCTGAACCATAAAATCATTCGGCGAAGAATATCCTGTTGATGATAAAAGCACCATGAGGATAAAGCCAATAGAAAGTATTTTTTTCACTATTTAAATTTAATGATTATTCAATCGATAATAAACCTCTCAAAAGATCATCCAGTAAAATCATTCTTAAAACATATACCCAAGCCGGACACCAGCCGTCCATTGAGTTCCGTTGGCAACCCCATTTGCATAGAGATTTGTAAACGTTTCTGTGTACACAAAGTGTACCTGAAATAAGCTACCACCACCGCCTGAATCAATGTCAAACCCAATCGAGCCCTGAATGCCAAATTGATTTCGCTCATAGTTCTCCGTTACAAAATTATAAGGATGAAATCCATCTATTATGCTTTGGTACGTCTGATTTACGCGTGACATGTGGATCAATGTTGGCCCTACAGCCCCACTCAATCTCATTCCTTGCTGAAGAAAATCTTTTGGAGTGCGGATCAAAATTGTCAACGGAAATTCAATAGTGCTGAATCTTAATCGTTCCAGATGAGTAGAGTCAGGATCACCACTTCTATATCCTTCAGGAGTATTGACAAAAACCCAGGGATGAGAAAAAGCTCCACCTGTAACATCAGTGCCATTAATACCTGCACCACGTTGCTGAAATCCAACACCTAATCCGATTCCGAGCCATTTATTAAAATAATACTCAGCCCTGAAATTAAATCCAAT includes these proteins:
- the nhaD gene encoding sodium:proton antiporter NhaD codes for the protein MEVFIVIIFIVGYFAIALEHPIKINKTASALLTGVLCWTIYALSSDDKEHVGLQLGEHLSQISSILFFLLGAMTIVELVDAYQGFRLITDKIQTKNAVKLLWLICLVTFFLSSILDNLTTAIVMVSLIRKLIPSKDMRMFFAGMIVIAANAGGAWTPIGDVTTTMLWIGGQISTGNIIKVLFIPSMVCMLVPLLYLTFTMKGSLGEAPKEDENGGDEKENIKGSNIMLFLGVGALVFVPAFKTITHLPPYIGMLLGLGVLWVVSELINPHADETLRKPYTAAGALQRIDTSSVLFFLGILLAVAALESMEILHHFAVWLDSTVGSQSVIITLIGMLSAIVDNVPLVAASMGMYSMDTYPMDHFIWEYLAYCAGTGGSILIIGSAAGVAVMGMEKIDFIWYMKRISLIALLGYFAGCGSYLLIYNLMH
- a CDS encoding outer membrane beta-barrel protein; translated protein: MKKITCLAAFAFIVLLSHSGFSQQSLKEKIIRDGELEDANDKKFHVGISFNQYFSSIYGETQATYFIKPSIGFNFRAEYYFNKWLGIGLGVGFQQRGAGINGTDVTGGAFSHPWVFVNTPEGYRSGDPDSTHLERLRFSTIEFPLTILIRTPKDFLQQGMRLSGAVGPTLIHMSRVNQTYQSIIDGFHPYNFVTENYERNQFGIQGSIGFDIDSGGGGSLFQVHFVYTETFTNLYANGVANGTQWTAGVRLGYMF
- a CDS encoding transporter, with protein sequence MGRFLFIAICLLNVISAASQSKLNELTVDRPGVAETPFTVAPGHFQFEVGFDYFKRYNGEQYHLPIVLFRTGLSKSAELRISSKQFLDRTEAVPYNEISPVSLGVKLSIVKQYHGLPEIDILMNVIVPIGASTKMNVGPEFLLLFQNDFYPNTAINYNIGFLWDHVRQKNYFTASFCFNYLPTERVGMFIEYFNYMPDGWPGEHGFDGGFTYLLAPQLQIDISAGLSRVEKVNNLFLSTGFSFRIDRKSPLSN
- a CDS encoding aspartate kinase → MLIMKFGGTSVGKPERLKTIAELVLRTPGKKIVVLSALSGTTNTLVKIGEHLLAGKKSEAEKEISQLEKHYIQYATELYSSPEYTAIGQDIVSRYFSLIRLLAAGAFDDRSNRELLAQGELASTEFFYYYLRQQKVDSRLLPALHFMSIDENQEPELEKISERLKALLPSMSHLDVLITQGYICRNHRNEIDNLKRGGSDYTASLIGAGIRAEEIQIWTDIDGMHNNDPRVVKKTMPIAELTFDEASELAYFGAKILHPSTIVPAQKYGVPVRLKNTMDEKAFGTLISNKGTSGQFKAIAAKDGIIAINIKSSRMLLAFGFLRRVFEVFEKYKTSIDMISTSEVAVSVTIDDASHLSEITGELENFGIIEVDKNQSIICVVGNRLAEKEGVLKEVFQSLADVPVRMVSYGGSHNNISILVDTAQKEKSLRLLNQGLFNLGE